In the genome of Mytilus edulis chromosome 3, xbMytEdul2.2, whole genome shotgun sequence, one region contains:
- the LOC139516384 gene encoding L-fucono-1,5-lactonase-like, translating to MAYVDTHFHIWELDRFDYSWPTKDDKTLFKNFQIEELEEAVKATPVKYAVFVQCLNNKPEEAKWVMELAKNHSIIKVVVAGLDLTGSDLPKVLDDMQQNQLFKGCRHILDFEDEKWITREDVFQGLKVLEDRGLTFDLLLRPHLLKYIPDLIRRLPKLKFVVDHIAKPYAKDGKMSPWKEEIASIAEFPNVWCKISGLVNEGDLINWKKEDFQPYVDHVIRCFGIDRCMYGSDWPVCSQAGCKYVDVYSLLNDLLPSLSDEDKEKMFKENGRKFYSLQL from the coding sequence ATGGCATACGTAGACACCCACTTTCATATTTGGGAGTTGGATAGATTTGATTATTCATGGCCGACAAAAGATGACAAAACTCTTTTCAAGAATTTTCAAATAGAAGAACTAGAAGAAGCGGTAAAAGCTACCCCTGTAAAATATGCTGTATTTGTACAATGTTTGAACAACAAACCAGAGGAAGCAAAATGGGTAATGGAACTTGCAAAGAACCATAGTATCATAAAGGTTGTTGTAGCAGGCCTTGATCTTACCGGTTCTGATCTACCAAAGGTATTGGATGACATGCAGCAAAATCAGCTGTTCAAAGGATGTCGACACATTCTAGATTTCGAGGATGAGAAGTGGATAACTCGCGAAGATGTTTTTCAGGGATTAAAAGTTCTCGAGGACAGAGGACTGACATTTGACCTACTACTGAGGCCACATTTGCTAAAGTATATTCCGGACCTTATAAGACGTttgccaaaattaaaatttgttgttgATCATATCGCTAAACCCTACGCCAAAGATGGAAAAATGTCGCCTTGGAAAGAGGAAATAGCATCCATTGCAGAGTTTCCTAATGTATGGTGTAAAATATCTGGACTAGTAAATGAAGGAGATCTAATTAATTGGAAGAAAGAAGATTTTCAACCATATGTTGACCACGTAATCCGATGTTTTGGTATAGACCGTTGTATGTATGGTTCGGATTGGCCAGTGTGTTCACAAGCTGGTTGTAAATATGTGGATGTATACAGCTTATTAAATGATTTATTGCCATCCCTTTCTGATgaagataaagaaaaaatgttCAAAGAAAATGGCCGGAAGTTTTATTCATTACAGTTAtaa
- the LOC139516383 gene encoding L-fucono-1,5-lactonase-like has product MAYVDTHFHIWELDRFDYSWPTKDDKTLFKNFQIEELEEAVKATPVKYAVFVQCLNNKPEEAKWVMELAKNHSIIKGVVAGLDLTSSDLPKVLDDMQQNQLFKGCRHILDFEDEKWITREDVFQGLKVLEDRGLTFDLLLRPHLLKYIPDLIRRLPKLKFVVDHIAKPYAKDGKMSPWKEEIASIAEFPNVWCKISGLVNEGDLINWKKEDFQPYVDHVIRCFGIDRCMYGSDWPVCSQAGCKYVDVYSLLNDLLPSLSDEDKEKMFKENGRKFYSLQL; this is encoded by the coding sequence ATGGCATACGTAGACACCCACTTTCATATTTGGGAGTTGGATAGATTTGATTATTCATGGCCGACAAAAGATGACAAAACTCTTTTCAAGAATTTTCAAATAGAAGAACTAGAAGAAGCGGTAAAAGCTACCCCTGTAAAATATGCTGTATTTGTACAATGTTTGAACAACAAACCAGAGGAAGCAAAATGGGTAATGGAACTTGCAAAGAACCATAGTATCATAAAGGGTGTTGTAGCAGGCCTTGATCTTACCAGTTCTGATCTACCAAAGGTATTGGATGACATGCAGCAAAATCAGCTGTTCAAAGGATGTCGACACATTCTAGATTTCGAGGATGAGAAGTGGATAACTCGCGAAGATGTTTTTCAGGGATTAAAAGTTCTCGAGGACAGAGGACTGACATTTGACCTACTACTGAGGCCACATTTGCTAAAGTATATTCCGGACCTTATAAGACGTttgccaaaattaaaatttgttgttgATCATATCGCTAAACCCTACGCCAAAGATGGAAAAATGTCGCCTTGGAAAGAGGAAATAGCATCCATTGCAGAGTTTCCTAATGTATGGTGTAAAATATCTGGACTAGTAAATGAAGGAGATCTAATTAATTGGAAGAAAGAAGATTTTCAACCATATGTTGACCACGTAATCCGATGTTTTGGTATAGACCGTTGTATGTATGGTTCGGATTGGCCAGTGTGTTCACAAGCTGGTTGTAAATATGTGGATGTATACAGCTTATTAAATGATTTATTGCCATCCCTTTCTGATgaagataaagaaaaaatgttCAAAGAAAATGGCCGGAAGTTTTATTCATTACAGTTAtaa